The region AGAGATGAGCGTCCTATGTTTGAACCCTCAGCTCCGATCCCATCTTACTCGCACATATCTTCGTCGCGCACAATTTATAAGCAGAGGTGATAAATATAGGTATTGTTATTGCGAGCAGCAAGAAGCTATTGAACTATTCATTGCAAAGAGAAAAGAATGACGTTTGTCCACCTAACATAAAATATTTTACTTCGCAAACGTTGTATCACAACACCATTTAACATATCTCTTGGTCTCTCTTTTTTCACAAtcaaaaaacatttgaaaaattgGAACATTTGCACAAAGAATATAtaaagatatattttttaattatgGTAGTATTTAAATGACATGCGAGCCTCTTTCTAAAGAGTTTCATTGTACAGATAGTTACGTTGTtcaaatttataaatatttattCAAATCATACCGAACTTCTTTTATACCTCTACTCACCAAAAGTACCTTATGATACAGAGTCTAGcttgaaagtaaaaataaatgcacaaaagtaaaaaacaataaaagaactTTGTCATATTGGAGAGTCTAAAAACGAGATACAGGTAGTAAATAAATGAATGCAAAATTTCAAGCTTCAGCGCTGGAGGAGTGTAAGATTTTGCCCGTAATGGGTTTCTTTAACCGCTTTGGGGATTTAGGGGCAAGTCTACGGGTGAACATGATCATCCCACTGTTGACCAATCAGTGCGTCACACGATGCAATATCACGTGAGGATGCGTGCAGTCTCCAATCCTGTTTCGTCCTCCAATAAACTGTTCACTCGACAACgctgaagaaaaaaataggaCACAATATTATCATTGCTCAGAAAAATCGCAGATACCACACAGCTGTACTAGATTCAGGGTTTGGTTTGTTCATTCATGTGGGATCTTTTTTGCGataattcactacttgcacaatcccataatacacctctattaccccccaaaacttttgcataaccattgtttgcaatttctcctgggacatgaaaatgtcccaagagaagttgaaaacaatgcctatgcagattttttggggttaaaagaggtgtattatgggatttgtgcaagtagtgaatagcgCAAAATTCGCGCTTTGCGCATTTTAGTACACAAGTCCCGTTCAGCGCAACTCGGCTCTGGGGAGAGGGTATCGCCACCCCACTGAAAAATGAAGAAGATAATAGAAAAAAATAGGGACTATAAGTAAGATCTACGACACTGTGACATCCAAAAATAttacttaaggaggctcgaaagggtttcaacacttcgAAACTCTCCGATTAGATGGAATAACGCTACAACACCTTATCACATAacagaaatgttatggtaccatatgaaacaccgattatttccaaacaagatgtgatcattattgtgatgtaataagttaccttggcaatgggaaagcccagcaaaaacaccctatattttggatttagttgctcatatctcaaaaacgaacaaggtgacccccccttttttattgctgtaaAGTGATGAGAATGCCAtgatgaaactttcggcaaagttttaaaaaattctgtcgacaggattcagagctaccttaaaaaatcacaaaattaaggtgcCTCAGAATCCActaaaaagatttttttttaaactttgcagaaagtttcatcatgcccttctgattactttttggaaataaaaaatgggggtcaccgaattCGTTATTGAGATATACGCAACTAAAGACAACATAAAGGGTGTCTTTAattacagggcttgcccgttgctatggtgacatattacgtcacaataatgactctATCTTGTTCCCTTTGGTAacacaatattgccaatacatgatacagcgttgtggtgccgatccttctaataagagcatTACTTGGAAGCGTTTAAACTGGTTTCAGCCTCCTTAAGGAGGAAAAACACATCCCTTTTCCGTTATTTGAGAATCTGCAAaatgaaatcaccaaatctgACGAATCATGGAAAACGTACATGTAAACAAACAACACCAAGTGTTTTAACAATGATCCTCAAAGCTCCACTCACAATTTGTACAAGTTgaacaaactgaaaaatggcagaaacgtttttttttaaaagagaacatGCAATTTTAAGAGACGTTTTTGCTGACGTAGCCATAGTAGACCTCAATTCCTAATTCTATCCCCTTTTGAAGGTAAAcaacctggccccagttgttcaaatgatggatagtgctatccaccagataaaccactatccagtggataagtcttAATTTAAGTGCCACTTTTGCATGACacaaagttcaattaccactttactacatccatttagaaatggCACAATTTAATCTctcaaatacaggattttagtcagtaccaatacATGTATTCTACTAATCCAGTTGTCAGTTTATAAAAAAGCAGACAAAATGAATACTGAAAGTTGGAAACTCCACTACATGTAGGTCTTCAGCCTGAAGGAGCTCATTATCATCATTCAGAAACGATAACTATAGTAAGTAATTAAATTTATccatttcttaaaaaaaagcaaggttctggaaacaaaagttgcaaaattcgccacaatggctttctttgtctttctttttcctACAGGTGATTGGGTtttttaaacaagccttgaaatctgattggttggtttgttttagtgttcctttctcattggctagGGTacaatttagagcaaaaaatagtgcaaTTCATGAATAACTTGCACTGCTGAGATCcgatcagattgcaaggatcaaaAGCGATTTCTAAATGAATTTAAtaaatagcgaaaccaattgcactaTCTTTAGAATGGATAATGATTTATcaaacttttgaacaactgcTGCCTGGAAGTTGGTCATTGtaccatttttgaaaattaggCAGATTTAAacgatgcaaaaaaaaaacagccgagtggatccgcagactgttttgacaattttcgaaacaatgacgaaattcattgtcaataacaggacagacacatgaaaaactgacatcaatttgttttttacaataacaaaaaggcagaggggtcaaaattaaacCAAAACACCAGAAGatcgcgagacaaaaatgcgagaaacttcaattttcttCAAGCTGACGGCACCAATATTGCGccaattttgcataaattataattttatgtGTCCGTCCggttattgacaataaaaattagtcaatgagcgcgcgagaattttgcagtcataaTTGTGAAAATATTACCGGTAATTAAAAGGAATTTGCATTGAAGTACATTGGCGTTAATTTAAAAGTACTCATCAAAAATTGTCATAAAGTACTGTCTAATATTAAAAAATGAGCAGGAGTGCTTTATCGGATTTTAAACCATAAAGTAGTTTTAGACCCGAAAGGCAAAACATGCATGTTTATTCCACAAAAATGTGGGTCCCTCTGCAGTCCGAATAAAGGTTCAGATTGTGAGAGGAGAACGTTAGCATACAAggtatgccttattagtatggTTTTAAAAGAGTAAAAACTAACATCCCTATTTTAAGGGAAATTAAATTCCCAAGTTGTACTGACCTCATTTTTCACTAACAAATCTCTGATGCGAATCTTCTCGGGATTAGGTGGTACTAAACTCTGCAAACGCACTGCTTTTAGTGCTGTTGGCTGGCATGAAATCAAATGGTTAACTTCTGAgcgctggaaaaaaaattaactagtcCATCAATAAGTCAGTCAGTAAGTCATTAGCTAAAAAGTCTGttgagccaatgaaaatgctggaaatcttatttttaataaataaatattatatatataattattagtTTAAAGATGGAGAGTTGTCCATCTCTAAACTTATCATAAATTGTAAATGTGGAGGTCAAGTCAACCTTGgcttaaagtgctcaatgctgtggtagcagcGCTcgtctgtctgacgagcgcttaggcgcgaaactcagagtaacagaaaatcgatgcgtcctctttaatccttcaacttatgtaAACTTATAATTATGTATTTTGCTCTGCACAGTCTTGCACAGAGCACTCCCAGAACAAGTGAAACAACCTCCATAACTTCATGCATTTTTTTGTGTAAAATATTGAATACAATTTATGTTTTTGTATGAGAAGggctggaaatccaacaatGTAGTCACTAGCTGGTAGGCAAACTACTAACTGGtccttttgaatgaaaaacatataaaTTATAATGCtttgagtgggaatcgaacccgtgTGTCCCTGGTTACTAGTCTGGTGTGCTAACTACTGCACCATTACaacaaccctgctggcaacagagcaatcagtgaatTTATAGCCACAGGGTTCACCAGTgttttaacattcaggaacaggacatacatgtatatcgGATCATCTGAAGATGATTcccaggctaccagctaataacaaattttatttttgtatgagaaaggctggaaatccaaagATGTAGTCACTAGCTGGTAGGCGAACTACTAACTGAaccttttgaatgaaaaacataaattataattatatgctgtgagtgggaatcgaacccacatctccctggttactagtcgggtgtgctaactactgcaccatcacgacaaccctgctggcaacagagcaatcagtgaagTTATAGCCACAGGGTTTACCGGTGCTTTAATGTTCAGGAACAGGACATACATCAGATCAACCGACGATGATCcccaggctaccagctaataacaaattatatttttgtatGAGAAAGGCTGGAAATCTTATGATGTAGTCTCTAGCTACATGTAGTAGGCAAACTACATTAAACTTGTTCTTAGCTGGTGGCCTGGGAATCATCTTGGATGATCCGATGTatgtcctgttcctgaatgttaaaacACCAGGGAACTCCGTGGCTAACCAGTAActtcactgattgctctgttgccagcagggttgtcgtgatggggcagtggttagcacacccgactggTAACCAGGGAgacctgggttcgattcccactcatgGCATATAtacgtttttcattcaaaagaaTCAGTAGTTTGCCTACTagctagtgactacatcgttggatttccagcctttctcatacaaaaaaaaaaaaaaatatatatatatatatatatatatatatatatatatatatatatatatacgtgtaataaagtggctaatgccgttaaacagtgctcaatacacttttttaagtgtagagctttgaagaagaagatataacgaagagacaaattctctgttactccgagtttcgtgctcacgcactcatcagacataCTGTTataaatgtggaggtcgagacaaccttggcgtaaagtgctcaatgctgtggtagcagagctataagtatacataagttgaaggattaaagagaacgcatcgattctctgttctgaacagagaatcgatgcatcctctttaatccttcaacttatgtataTACCGGTATATCATTATTTGTCTATGCTGTATCAGTCTGCTAATAATACATTCCggtataattatataattataaagtCTGTCTGATGATCGCgtaagcgtgaaactcagagtcacagaaGAAGTTAATTGTCTTATTGATTAGTTCAATCCTCAGATATATGTATACTACGCTCTGCGAAACGCATCGAGCACTCTACCACAAGGATAGACTACACTCaagatttatatatatatatatataatattacataataattttttatcatgTGTGTGTCAGAAAACCGCTGTGTCATAAAATTATACAGAATGATGCAGTCATACTTATGTGCTACTTGTTATGTTACATGatgtactttaaaaaaaaatgtatcaatttgctaataattattattcaatacATTACACAAAAAAATGCATGAAATCCAGAACAAGGGCAAGGAAAACACTTTGTTAAAAGCAACACTTGCCATTAAATATTGTTGGCCAATTCTGAATCTTCAAGAATGGCACTCATATCACCTGAGTTCAGTTTTAGCAAGGAACAAGAATCAAGGAAAGGGGGGACAGTTCGGGAACTTCAAAGATTGTTGCTACGGTCTGACAGTTAAACTGTCTTTAAATAGCGCCCCTAAAATTAATGGAACGAGTAACTGACTGAGAGAATCTTACCTTGTTGTTTTGGTATCTCAGTCTTGTGAGTCTGATTCTGTTTCTGGCTTCTGCTGCTCTGATAGTCAAATGATAATGATTTCACTCATATCCAGAAATGCAAATAATCACATGTAGATgcaagcccaattttgatatccaacattCTCTACTTtgtcaaatcccataatacaccccTCTTTTATCtcccaaaaatttgcataggcattgttttcaatttctcttgggacatcttcatgtcccaggacccaggagaaattgcaaaaactTACTTGAGCTGTCCTATAATCTTTATATGTCTTTCACTTTCCATCACCTCTTCAACTGGTGGTGGTTTCTGATAACTACACAAATCAAACAACAATATTACACAAGTAAGTTAGCCTCAGGGAAAAGTTCGAATGAAAAGAATTCCTCCACccaaaaactgaagaaaatgtTCCCTTCTGAAGTTGATAGTCAACTACCATTATTAATATACAGTACTGGCCACAGGAATAGCAGTGCATGTAAAATGCATGCAAAATGGCGAAATTACGGCAATATACATGCGCATTACATGCGCatgtaaaattttacacaaaCTTAATTACAAGCGCCTGAAATTACACGCAGACTgtgtgtacatgtaatttgtcaGGAGTAAAATTGCCATATTCATTACATGTGGATTGCATGTATTTTCCACTTAGccgaggagcaaggatggcacagtcggttagtgcgcggccttggtgcaagaggtcttgagttcgattctcggatctcgcatccttgtttcaacttctttcctttccgtgtagctaagtacactgtagctttaaatacccataaaacggagcaccgatggagaggggggagtaaaatgagcgcactgtcgacctcaggtttgtcagttgaattactgttacgagttatcgacgttaaatatggttgctttactttactttactttttttagcAATGTACATGAATCTGACTATGAAAGTTAGAATCAAAGAGTCGGTATTTCTGTTTGAGAAATTCAGCCTTGCTTGAGTGTTCTTGGAATAAGGTTTTATCTTTGGATTGCTGCCGTAATCCGTCAATAAATCCTTAGCTCTCATTTCAAACCAAGttaagtcaaatttcctttatcTGGTTTCCCCCATTTAATCaaataaaaatcaaaagtcATAACTGTAATGAGCGAACGACTGATGGAAATGCTTGACATCATGATATAAAATTCCTACCAAAAAACAAGCAAGTCAGAAATTGCACTGCGTATTTAGACATTCAATTTGTTCGCTATGCAGATCAAGCGATCGCATGGCAGGAAGGTGGAAGTTTGAATTGCTAAGGGAAACAATGTAAGTACATTGTAGTAGACAAAATATGAGTGGGAAATATAATCTATCAACCTCAGTTTATTTGCCTTGGGGTTTACAGTCTGAATACATGTGATTCAAATTAACTAAATGTAAGTACCTCTTGATTGGTAACTTTGataaataacattattattaatttgacAATGGTTACTTCAGGCTATGGCAAAATCTGCAAATTAGCACACTCTTCATAGAACTCGACCAAAAAACTCCCACTGAAAATCCCCTTCTTATGCAATAAAAGATTGCAAATGAGAAtagataaattaaataaatgttaAGGTACTGTAGGAAGGAAGGTACAGTACCACCTGAAAATATTGACCCCTTTACTGTGTCATTGCTGCGTCACCCTGTCGCGACTTTCCCTCAGTATTCCCGCGGCAGGACGATTTTCTGCCGAGGAAAATTTACAACTAGGCTCCTGGCCAAAGTTGCCGCGGGAAAGCCAAACGAGGTAAACCCTCAGTAATTAGAATTCCGCGGTAGAGTTGTAAATGGTTTCCGTTGACTTCGTGTTTCGATAAGCCAGATTATAATGTTGAAATCCCACCGAAGAACAGATTAAACACTCTCTAAAGGTGTGTCCTGTACTTTTGTTGGTTATTTTTGGTTAATCCATGTGGATAAGTGACCTTCCAGTAATATACTGTAATACAATAATTTGAAAAGCTTACATTCGTCTTGACTTTTCCAAGTCCTTTAATCTTTTCCTTGCAGCAGACATGGCCTCATTGCATTCCTTAGGAGCTGCCTCATactgcaataaaataatttaatcaAACCTTGTATTCTTTTTGCCACTATCGAtatagctacatgtacagtgtgACATTTATTTTTCTCCTTGGCATCATCTTCTGTTAACTGAGCCACAGCACTGTCAGATGAACAAGGCACTACTGGCAAGCTTTGAGGAATTTGTTGACTTCACATTTAAATTTTATGTaactcaatgggtagagcacaAAATCTGTGCAGTTAGACTGAGGTTGTAAGTTCAAATCCTGCCAAAGAGTGTGATTTTTCGATTGTCCTTTAATAGCCTGTTGCTAAGCAACTATGTTACAGGGATGTTGCTAAGCGCCTTCAACCGGATGAATTTATTCTTAGCTACAACCCTGATGTTATCATGCATTTTGATACTGTGATTCTCTACAACAAAGAACAAGAGAACCTCTGTTTGAGGGGTTCCTtggagctcttctctccctcaaaCTAGTGCAAAAGAAAAGAGCTCAGGGGCATCAAGATGGCTCCCGATTATGATAATGGATCATCCaaatttttttggcaaaataatGATTCCAAGGGGATAAAATGAAAATCTCAGATTCCAACAGGTTCTGTGCAGACCGTTAAAAAAAAGGGGGCAGGGGTGCAGATAAAATTGGAATGACCCAATTACTTGATGCTACAGTAAATATACATGCATGAGAAAGTAGATATTTAAGCCCTTTTTAGCTTCCACAATTCTAAGTTTATAATACgcaaaaaataacaacaacatgaaattgagaaaatgtttcttttatttttatttttctcaattttatgttgttgttgttgtttttttttttttttgcaagttaTACATATTTCATTTTGGAAATACCGAAATGTAGGAATCTAGAAGTTCAGAAAgggacgaaaacaaaacaattggaGCCCAGGTCCACGGGCCACCCCAGTGtggacccagtccatggaccccttcatggacctggttcatggactacccctgtggaccaccccttatATCTTGTTAAGTTACAAGcggaaaaatctttagacgaaagagagaagtgattgTCGCACTTACTTAACCAATTTGAGCAGTAGTCCATGACTAGAAGCGAACAACTTCCATATTAAGCCTATGTCAAGGCAGTTTTGtggaccaatctatttttagtcaACCTTTTCCGCAAGAAACAAAGACAGTTCCTGTTTGGTGATGCTATGACGTCAATAAATCGCGGTCTGTGAAAACATCGCTCCTAGGTATGGGCTGTACAGtaaaagagacaataattattgtttaaattgtccagatactGTAAGTACCAGGATGACTTCTCTTTCTTGTCTTAAGATctttctgcttgtaactttgaaaaatgagcggtggtccacaggggtagtacatggaccgggtccacagtggtggtccatgttttgtatacgtccctcAGCTGCTTATTTCTTACCGCTAAGTATTTGCTCCTCTGCTGCGGTGAAAGCTTCTGTATATCTTTTTTGCTCAACACTTTCCAGTTTTTGGCCTGgaatctctctccctctcttatAGTTGTGTTCTCGACGTTTGGCAACTTTACGCTGGAGGAAGATTTTTCCTGCGTGAAGAATTATAAGAAAAAATAGTAGTAAAattcttatttatttgtttttatttctttattactATTTATGGCAACATAAATGTATTACAAAggaggaagaaaaaaagagaaggaaaatatATCACCATAAGGATGATACACAAAAGAGTCTGAGACCCTACACAAGGCAGATCACCTAGATATGCACTtcaaaataatgataaaaatgatTACTGAATAATGATATAACCTAAAAAAGATTTTGTGTAGTTACATGAAATTAATTAAGACTGAGTTAAATGTTTCATCAATTTAATTCTAAAGGTCTTCAAATTAGAGCTATTATGTGAATACTACTAGGTAAGCTATTCCAGCTATCAACTATCctataaaaataagaaaatttataaTATTAAATTTGTTCTAGCAAAGTTCTTTTTTAGCCTCATACTATCACAACCCCTGACGATGTAATGATCTTGCCTGGAGTAGAAATTAGAAATTCAGATATTTAGCGAGGTCCACATTTAGATAACCATTGATAGCCTTGTTTAGAAATGTGACATCTGCCATAAATCGCCTTTGCTCAAGTGATTGAAGATTGAGTTTCTTTAAACAGGAGGCATAGTCAATGTCTGACTTGAGGATGAGCCTGGTAGCTCTTCTCTGGACACGTTCTATGATGTCAATGTTCTGTTGGGTGTACGGAGACCATACAACAGAGCCATACTCTAAGTGAGATCGAACAAAAGAGCAATATAGTGTCTTGAGAGTTGTGACAGCAGCAAAGTCCCTACAGGTACGGGATATTAGGCCCAGCATTCTCTTGGCTTTGGAGACATTCATGTGGGAATTCCGGGATAGGTGACGGTCGACAAGCAGACCCAAGTCCTTAAATTCAAGAACCACCTCAAGAAGTGATTCATTCATACAAAGTTCAGTCTTTACTGATTGCACTTCTCTAGATATCCGCATTATTTTACACTTTTTAATACTAAAACCCATTCTATTTAATTTACTCCAAGTCCAGAGATTGTTGAGGTCTTCTTGAAACAAAGTGCCATGATCATGAGAATTGTCAATTACTCTTGAAGTTTTACAGTCGTCAGTACAAAGGGCGATGGTATTACCAGAACAGACGAAGTCAGGAAGATCACTGATAAAGATAACGAAAAAAAGAGGACCCAAGATAGATCCCTAGGGAACTCCTGATGTAACATTGCACCAGGAAGAGTGCTCGCCGTCGATGATGACTCTCTGATAATGTTCATACAAGTAATCTGCACACCAATTCAAGAGGAAACCGCCAATACCAAAATTAAATAAGTTTTGTTAGTAGTAAGATGTCCTGAGGTACATGTACTCGATCAAACACTTTGGCAATTAAGTCAAGAAACACAACGTCAGTCTATCGACTCTCGTCCAAACACTTGGCCCAATGATGGTACGTTACGACAAGTTGAGTTACACATGATCTTCCTTTAATGAACCGTGCATCTAGTCAGGGAGGAATGGTGCCACATGATCATAAATCGCAGAATGAACAATCCTTTCCAAGCACTTTTGCAGGAATGGAAATTAAATAGAGCTTAAAAGAGCGTTTTAATTTCTAGGCTACGTCAAAGAGATTCACTCGAATATTAATGGATTAGAAAACTGTGACAAAACCTCTACCTACCATTATCAAAAGTTAAAAACATGAGTTAAAGGAAGCAGTTGAAATGAGTCCATCGAAAAAACAACTAAAAGGAAGCGCCATCTTGTTCCAAATTCTGGGGTagttgccatggaaaccatGTTCCAGCTTTATCAAAACGAGGCTGATGTAACTGCTGACCAACTGCTGAACAAAATGGAGATGCTATAAAACGATATGTGACTTGTTGGATGAGAAAACTGTTATCCCAAGCCATAGTTCTAAAAAAATATGAAGGTGAAAGTCTTGTCGAGGAACCCGGCAGATTATGTGCGAGAGAACAAGTCAGAAATTCACAAACTTCATCGTAATCTCGACCCAGCGTTGCACCCTTTGGAAGCTCCACGTGAATACACACGGGCGTTAAATGCGGTCAAACTCGAGCGTGTTTTCGCAAAACCGTTTGTTGGATCGCTTGATGGACACACAGATGGCGTGAATTGTATTACCAGACATCCTAGAAGTTTATCCGTGTTGTTGTCGGGTTCTTGCAATGGAGAGGTAGGTGTTTATCGAACATATACAGTGGTAACTCGATTTAACCACAGGGAGCCCAGACGCAATGTTTGTGTT is a window of Montipora foliosa isolate CH-2021 chromosome 5, ASM3666993v2, whole genome shotgun sequence DNA encoding:
- the LOC138003901 gene encoding protein LKAAEAR1-like; this encodes MEKSSSSVKLPNVENTTIREGERFQAKNWKVLSKKDIQKLSPQQRSKYLAYEAAPKECNEAMSAARKRLKDLEKSRRIYQKPPPVEEVMESERHIKIIGQLKAAEARNRIRLTRLRYQNNKRSEVNHLISCQPTALKAVRLQSLVPPNPEKIRIRDLLVKNERCRVNSLLEDETGLETARILT